TTTCCGCCATGTACTTGATGTCGCGGATAATATCGGCAGAGTGACGGATATAGCCCTGAGCCTGCTCAAACTCCGAGTTGTATTCCATGCGGATATCTGATTCTTTTTGATGCAGGATATTCAGAATATATAAGGTGGTGAGCAGCGCCCCCAACGACCACAGCATAATCGCCAGCATCCTGAAAAGATAGCGGGATATCCTCAGCGCAGTTCGGAAAGAAGCTAAATATTTCAATCTGATACCATATAAAAGTAAACGTCGGCGCACGCGATCAACAAAGCTTTAGTCTGCGGTTTATTAGCCTAGTAATTAAACCATGTAACCCAAAAAGGGCCTAGCATCACCGCTAGGCCCTTTTGTAGCAATGGTGTTTCACCACTTAGACGTACTCATCATCCCACTTAGTCTGTGGTATCGGTGTCATCGCCATCATCCAGCGGTGTCGCCTCTTCTCCCGTCTCTTCTGCACCCGGCTCCAAGCTGTCCAGCTCTTCGTCTTCCACGGGTTCAGCCACGCGCTGGAGGCCGACAACATTCTCGTCTTCAGCAGTGCGGATCAGTGTGACACCTTGGGTATTACGACCCACCACGCTGACCTCCGACACCCTGGTGCGCACCAAGGTACCGGCATCAGTGATCATCATGATCTGGTCAGTGGTTTCTACTTGTACGGCACCGACTACCTGACCATTGCGCTCACTCACTTTGATGGAGATAACCCCCTGAGTGGCGCGCGACTTAGTCGGGTATTCGGTAATTGCGGTGCGTTTGCCAAAGCCATTTTGGGTCACAGTCAAGATATCGCCTGCACCACGCGGCACGATCAGCGAGATAACGCTGTCGCCTACCCCCAGGTTGATACCGCGCACACCAGTGGCGGTACGCCCCATAGAACGCACCTGCGTTTCAGGGAAGCGCACCACTTTACCACTGGCGGAAAACAGCATCACTTCGTTGCTACCGTCAGTCAGATCGACACCAATCAGTTCGTCGCCCTCATTGAGATTAACGGCAATAATACCGGCGCTGCGCGGACGGCTGAACTCGGTCAATGCAGTTTTCTTCACCGTGCCACTGGCCGTCGCCATAAATACATGGCGTCCTTCTTCATACTCACGCACCGGCAAGATAGCGGTAATACGCTCATTGGCTTCCAGCGGCAGCAGGTTGACGATTGGACGACCGCGTGCAGCACGACTGGCTTCAGGCAGTTGGTATACCTTCATCCAGTACAGACGGCCACGGCTGGAGAAGCACAGGATGGTATCATGGGTGTTGGCCACCAACAGACGATCAATAAAATCTTCTTCCTTGATGCGGGCGGCAGAGCGGCCTTTGCCGCCACGGCGTTGGGCTTCATAATCAGACAGCGGCTGATACTTCACATAGCCCTGATGCGACAGTGTCACCACTACATCTTCCTGATTGATCAGGTCTTCAATGTTGATGTCTGACGTATTGGCGGTGATTTCGGTGCGACGGCTATCGCTGTACTGCTCTTTGACCGCCACCAACTCTTCGCGGATCACGTCCATCAGACGATCCGGGTTTTCCAGAATAAAAATCAGCCCAGCGATAACGTTCAGCAACTCTTTATATTCGTCCAGCAGCTTCTCATGCTCTAAGCCGGTCAATTTTTGCAGCCGCAGATCCAAAATCGCCTGAGCCTGTTGCTCAGTCAGATAATACTTGCCATCACGGATGCCGAATTCCGGCTCCAACCACTCTGGGCGAGCGGCATCATCACCGGCACGTTCTAGCATCGCACGCACGTTGCCCAGTTCCCAAGCCTGAGCCACTAGCGCAACTTTGGCTTCCGCAGGGGTTGGTACACGACGGATCAGCTCAATGATCGGATCGATGTTAGCCAGCGCGATAGCCAGCGCTTCCAAGATATGAGCGCGTTCGCGGGCTTTACGCAGTTCGAAAATGGTACGGCGTGTCACCACTTCACGGCGATGACGAACAAAGGACAGCAGAATGTCTTTCAGGTTCAGCAATTTCGGCTGCCCCTGATGCAACGCCACCATGTTGATACCAAAAGTCACCTGCAACTGGGTTAGCGCATACAGGTTGTTCAGCACCACTTCACCCACCGCGTCGCGTTTAACTTCGATCACGATACGCATGCCGTCTTTGTCGGATTCGTCACGCAGTGCACTGATACCTTCTACGCGTTTTTCTTTCACCAACTCGGCGATCTTTTCAATCAAACGCGCCTTGTTCACCTGATAGGGGATCTCGTGAACGATGATAGTTTCGCGTCCGGTTTTGGCATCGCTTTCCACCTCTGCGCGCGCGCGCAGGTAGATTTTACCGCGCCCAGTACGGTAGGCTTCTTCAATGCCACGGCGACCGTTGATGATCGCCGCAGTCGGGAAGTCCGGCCCTGGGATGTGTGCCATCAAGCCTTCTATACTGATGTTTTCATCATCGATATAGGCCAGGCAGCCATTGATAACTTCTGACAGGTTATGCGGTGGAATATTGGTGGCCATACCCACAGCAATGCCCGAGGCACCATTAATCAATAGATTCGGGATCTTTGCCGGCATAACGGCCGGGATCTGCTCGGTGCCATCGTAGTTAGGCACGAAGTCCACCGTTTCTTTTTCCAGATCCGCCAGCAGTTCGTGAGCAATCTTGGACATACGCACTTCGGTATAACGCATCGCCGCAGCGGAGTCGCCGTCAACGGAACCAAAGTTACCCTGACCATCCACCAGCATATAGCGCAGCGAAAATGGCTGAGCCATACGCACAATGGTGTCATAAACAGCGGTGTCACCGTGTGGGTGATATTTACCGATCACGTCCCCAACGACACGAGCCGATTTTTTGTAGGGTTTATTCCAGTCGTTACCCAATACATTCATCGCGTACAGCACGCGGCGGTGAACCGGCTTTAGTCCATCACGGACATCTGGCAGGGCACGTCCGACGATAACGGACATCGCGTAGTCCAGATACGAGTTTTTTAACTCGTCTTCAATGTTTACCGGTGTGATTTCTCTGGCAAGGTCGCTCATGGAGCTGCTATCCCTCTACTAATGATTCATCTGCCCACTGCCATAGTGGCAAAGGTGTAAAATTATACCATAAAGCACGCTTTACGGGAAAATAACGCTGCCATTTCGCGCGAGTCGTACATCTGTAGTGCAGTAAAAACGCATCGGCGTTGCGCCGGAACATGTATAATCCGTGCAATGAAAACCAGGAGCCAGACACGCCCATGAATGCAGAATCATCCCACCGTGCGCAACAAAATGTCGATCACCAGGAAATCGCCAAGTTCGAGGCCGTGGCCGCCCACTGGTGGGATCTGGCAGGCGAATTCAAGCCTCTGCACCGTATCAACCCATTACGCCTGAACTACATCATGCAGCACGCCGATGGCATTTTTGGCAAAAAGGTGCTTGATGTTGGCTGCGGCGGTGGCATTTTGGCGGAAAGCATGGCACACGAAGGCGCGCAGGTGACAGGCCTGGATATGGGGGCAGAACCACTGCAAGTCGCCCGTCTGCACGCATTGGAAAGCGGTGTGAGTGTGACTTACGTGCAGGAAACGGTGGAAAGCCATGCCCAAGCCAATACACAGCAGTACGATGTGGTTACTTGCATGGAAATGCTCGAGCACGTACCTGATCCGGCCTCGGTGGTGTATGCCTGCGCTCGTCTGGTGAAACCGGGGGGGCATGTGTTTTTCTCTACCATCAATCGCAATGCCAAAGCCTGGCTGCTGGCGGTGATCGGTGCGGAATATATCCTGAAAATGGTGCCGCAGGGCACCCACGACCATAAGAAGTTCATCCGCCCTTCCGAACTGATCGGCTGGGTTGACGGCACGCCACTGCGCGAAAAACACATGATCGGCCTGCATTACAATCCACTCACCGATCATTTCAAACTTGGCCGCAATGTTGATGTAAATTACATGGTTCATATGCAGCACGAAGGTTAATCATCCCAAGCGCCGGCTCTGTTTTTCTGGGGTTTGGCGCATCCTGGCTCAAATGGCGTTTTCTCTAACGTTTAATAAAACGGCAAACGACCAGATATTTGGGTTTTAAAGAAAAATAATATCCCGATATTGACAAACTTGTCGCCCCAGCCACAGCGCGCGCTCACAACCCAAAGCCACATCTTGACCCCATGTTATCCACAGTCTTGTTCACTTGCAAACGCCCTGCTTTCCCACTATCTTGTTACTTCACCGACACGTACCCCCTATATATAGTGTTTACATATGGAGCAGAGCGACTACACTTCTGCTTAGGGGTACCCTACAGACAGGTAACACACCACATGAACCAAAGTCTGCTTGTAACTAAACGCGATGGCCGCAAAGAGCGCATCAACCTCGACAAAATCCACCGGGTCATCGACTGGGCTGCCGAGGGGTTAAACAACATCTCGGTCTCTCAAGTAGAGCTGCGTTCGCATATTCAGTTTTATGACGGCATCAAAACCGCCGATATTCACGAAACCATCATTAAAGCTGCTGCCGATCTGATCTCCCGTGATGCACCAGACTATCAGTATCTGGCCGCGCGCCTGGCAATTTTTCACCTGCGCAAAAAAGCATACGGGCAGTTTGAACCGCCGAAGCTGCACGCTCATGTGATGCGCATGGTAGAGATGGGCAAGTACGATAAGCTTCTACTGGAAGATTACAGCGCTGAAGAGTTTGAGCAGATGGACGCTTTTATCGATCACTGGCGTGACATGAACTTCTCCTATGCGGCCGTCAAGCAGCTAGAAGGCAAGTATCTGGTGCAGAACCGCGTCAGCGGTGAGATCTACGAGAGCGCCCAGTTCCTGTATATTCTGGTAGCCGCCTGCCTGTTCTCTAACTACCCGCGTGAAACCCGTCTGGACTACGTCAAACGTTTCTACAACGCGATTTCCACCTTTAAGATTTCACTGCCTACACCGATCATGTCGGGCGTGCGTACCCCAACCCGCCAGTTCAGCTCATGCGTGCTGATCGAGTGTGGCGATAGCCTGGATTCGATCAACGCTACCTCCAGCGCTATTGTGAAATATGTTTCGCAACGCGCTGGCATCGGTGTCAACGCTGGCCGCATCCGTGCACTGGGCAGCCCGATCCGTGGTGGTGAAGCATTCCACACTGGCTGTATCCCGTTCTACAAACACTTCCAGACCGCCGTGAAATCCTGCTCGCAAGGCGGCGTACGCGGTGGCGCAGCAACGCTGTTCTACCCGATGTGGCATCTGGAAGTGGAAAGCCTGCTGGTGCTAAAAAACAACCGTGGCGTTGAAGGCAACCGCGTGCGCCACATGGACTACGGCGTGCAACTGAATCGCCTGATGTACCAGCGCCTGATCAAGGGGCAAGACATCACTTTATTCAGCCCGTCCGATGTGCCAGGACTGTACGCGGCGTTTTTTGCCGATCAGGACGAATTCGAACGCCTGTACACCCAATATGAGCAAGACGACAGCATTCGCCAGAAACGGGTAAAAGCGGTTGAGCTATTTTCTCTGATGATGCAAGAACGTGCTTCCACTGGCCGCATTTATATTCAGAACGTCGATCACTGCAACACCCATAGTCCGTTCGATCCGCAGATCGCGCCGGTGCGCCAGTCCAACCTATGTCTGGAAATCGCTCTGCCAACCAAGCCACTGGATGACGTCAACGACGAAAACGGCGAAATCGCCCTATGTACGCTGTCCGCCTTCAATCTCGGCACTATCGACAACTTGGACGATCTGGAAGAACTGGCAACTTTGGCGGTGCGTTCACTTGACGCCCTGCTGGACTACCAAGACTACCCGATTAAAGCCGCGCATCGGGGGGCGATGGGTCGCCGTACCTTGGGCGTTGGCGTGATCAACTTCGCCCACTATCTGGCAAAGAACGGCGTACGCTACTCCGATGGCAGTGCTAACAACTTGACCCATAAGACCTTTGAAGCCATTCAGTATTATCTGCTGAAAGCCTCCAACCGCTTGGCGCAGGAACAGGGTGCTTGCCCGTGGTTCAACGAAACCAGCTATTCGCAAGGCATCCTGCCGATCGACACCTATAAAAAAGATTTGGATGTCATCTGCAACGAGCCATTGCACTACGACTGGGAAACCCTGCGTCAAGAGATCCAGGAAACCGGCCTGCGCAACTCAACGCTGTCTGCGCTGATGCCATCGGAAACCTCTTCACAAATTTCCAACGCCACCAACGGCATCGAGCCACCGCGCGGCCATATCAGCATCAAAGCGTCGAAAGACGGTATCCTGCGCCAGGTGGTGCCGGAGTATGAGTGCCTGAAAAATGACTACGAACTGCTGTGGGAGATGCCAAACAACGAAGGTTACCTGCAACTGGTCGGCCTGATGCAAAAGTTTATCGACCAGTCGATCTCCGCCAACACCAACTACGACCCGACCCGTTTCCCAGGCGGCAAGGTGCCGATGAAACAGCTATTGAAAGACCTGCTCACCGCCTATAAGTTCGGCGTCAAAACTCTGTACTACCAGAACACCCGCGACGGTGCGGAAGACATACAGGGAGATTTGCACCCTGCCAAGGCCGATGATGACGGCTGCGAAAGCGGTGCCTGCAAGATCTAATGTTTGACACCCGTGGGCCGGGATCGACGCCTGGTAAGCGTTATCGACACAGGCAGGGCAGCGCGGAGAAACCGGAGCGGACACAAAGTACGTGAGGATTTTGAGCACTGCCCAAGGCCAAAATGGCAAGCAAGATAGCAAATTGGGATTGAGCACTTCCGGCCCCTCATTTAGCCACGTTACGATGGACTAAGGCTTATGGCATATACCACTTTTTCTCAGAATAAAAACAACCCGTTGCTGGAGCCGATGTTTTTCGGCCAGTCGGTCAATGTTGCCCGCTACGACCAACAAAAGCATGAAATATTCGAAAAACTGATCGAGAAACAATTGTCCTTCTTCTGGCGTCCAGAGGAAGTTGATGTCTCCCGTGACCGCATCGACTATCAGGCGCTGCCGGAGCATGAGAAGCACATCTTTATCAGCAACCTGAAGTACCAAACGCTGTTGGACTCCATTCAGGGGCGCAGCCCGAATGTCGCCCTGCTACCGCTGATCTCCATCCCGGAGCTGGAAACCTGGGTGGAAACCTGGTCGTTCTCTGAGACCATCCACTCACGTTCTTATACTCATATCATCCGTAATATCGTCAACGATCCGGCGCTGGTGTTCGACGATATCGTTACCAATGAAGAGATCCTCAAGCGTGCGAAAGACATTTCTGGCTACTATGATGATCTGATCGAAATGACCAGCTACTACCATCTGCTGGGGGAAGGCCGCCACCAGGTGAA
The sequence above is drawn from the Serratia symbiotica genome and encodes:
- the gyrA gene encoding DNA topoisomerase (ATP-hydrolyzing) subunit A; amino-acid sequence: MSDLAREITPVNIEDELKNSYLDYAMSVIVGRALPDVRDGLKPVHRRVLYAMNVLGNDWNKPYKKSARVVGDVIGKYHPHGDTAVYDTIVRMAQPFSLRYMLVDGQGNFGSVDGDSAAAMRYTEVRMSKIAHELLADLEKETVDFVPNYDGTEQIPAVMPAKIPNLLINGASGIAVGMATNIPPHNLSEVINGCLAYIDDENISIEGLMAHIPGPDFPTAAIINGRRGIEEAYRTGRGKIYLRARAEVESDAKTGRETIIVHEIPYQVNKARLIEKIAELVKEKRVEGISALRDESDKDGMRIVIEVKRDAVGEVVLNNLYALTQLQVTFGINMVALHQGQPKLLNLKDILLSFVRHRREVVTRRTIFELRKARERAHILEALAIALANIDPIIELIRRVPTPAEAKVALVAQAWELGNVRAMLERAGDDAARPEWLEPEFGIRDGKYYLTEQQAQAILDLRLQKLTGLEHEKLLDEYKELLNVIAGLIFILENPDRLMDVIREELVAVKEQYSDSRRTEITANTSDINIEDLINQEDVVVTLSHQGYVKYQPLSDYEAQRRGGKGRSAARIKEEDFIDRLLVANTHDTILCFSSRGRLYWMKVYQLPEASRAARGRPIVNLLPLEANERITAILPVREYEEGRHVFMATASGTVKKTALTEFSRPRSAGIIAVNLNEGDELIGVDLTDGSNEVMLFSASGKVVRFPETQVRSMGRTATGVRGINLGVGDSVISLIVPRGAGDILTVTQNGFGKRTAITEYPTKSRATQGVISIKVSERNGQVVGAVQVETTDQIMMITDAGTLVRTRVSEVSVVGRNTQGVTLIRTAEDENVVGLQRVAEPVEDEELDSLEPGAEETGEEATPLDDGDDTDTTD
- the ubiG gene encoding bifunctional 2-polyprenyl-6-hydroxyphenol methylase/3-demethylubiquinol 3-O-methyltransferase UbiG; the encoded protein is MNAESSHRAQQNVDHQEIAKFEAVAAHWWDLAGEFKPLHRINPLRLNYIMQHADGIFGKKVLDVGCGGGILAESMAHEGAQVTGLDMGAEPLQVARLHALESGVSVTYVQETVESHAQANTQQYDVVTCMEMLEHVPDPASVVYACARLVKPGGHVFFSTINRNAKAWLLAVIGAEYILKMVPQGTHDHKKFIRPSELIGWVDGTPLREKHMIGLHYNPLTDHFKLGRNVDVNYMVHMQHEG
- the nrdA gene encoding class 1a ribonucleoside-diphosphate reductase subunit alpha translates to MNQSLLVTKRDGRKERINLDKIHRVIDWAAEGLNNISVSQVELRSHIQFYDGIKTADIHETIIKAAADLISRDAPDYQYLAARLAIFHLRKKAYGQFEPPKLHAHVMRMVEMGKYDKLLLEDYSAEEFEQMDAFIDHWRDMNFSYAAVKQLEGKYLVQNRVSGEIYESAQFLYILVAACLFSNYPRETRLDYVKRFYNAISTFKISLPTPIMSGVRTPTRQFSSCVLIECGDSLDSINATSSAIVKYVSQRAGIGVNAGRIRALGSPIRGGEAFHTGCIPFYKHFQTAVKSCSQGGVRGGAATLFYPMWHLEVESLLVLKNNRGVEGNRVRHMDYGVQLNRLMYQRLIKGQDITLFSPSDVPGLYAAFFADQDEFERLYTQYEQDDSIRQKRVKAVELFSLMMQERASTGRIYIQNVDHCNTHSPFDPQIAPVRQSNLCLEIALPTKPLDDVNDENGEIALCTLSAFNLGTIDNLDDLEELATLAVRSLDALLDYQDYPIKAAHRGAMGRRTLGVGVINFAHYLAKNGVRYSDGSANNLTHKTFEAIQYYLLKASNRLAQEQGACPWFNETSYSQGILPIDTYKKDLDVICNEPLHYDWETLRQEIQETGLRNSTLSALMPSETSSQISNATNGIEPPRGHISIKASKDGILRQVVPEYECLKNDYELLWEMPNNEGYLQLVGLMQKFIDQSISANTNYDPTRFPGGKVPMKQLLKDLLTAYKFGVKTLYYQNTRDGAEDIQGDLHPAKADDDGCESGACKI